The Vanessa atalanta chromosome 2, ilVanAtal1.2, whole genome shotgun sequence genome has a segment encoding these proteins:
- the LOC125075175 gene encoding ribonuclease H1, whose amino-acid sequence MLWKVITNHWFSRSTKTVIKTLNLSKMPFYAVAKGRTAGIYMTWPDCESQVKGFPGARYKKFDNIVAAQDFVTTEGGNKSSQKAKPLANRSSFGSSKSNLKRNFSTSANDKNDNSHIPKKKSKSKRKTSESNESEDTDDSDDLNTILIKQMDDIEKRLKGFEKGVDKIMKKSSKTDRKSILIEPQTVGSSNLNEDNFKTDEDDYVQVYTDGACSSNGRSGAKAGLGVYWGEGHPLNISEPVSGRATNNCGEIQAATRAITMAINHGVKKLAINTDSKFLINSVTKWMPGWKRKGWKLQSGEPVKNEIDFKELDSLQNKIKIKWNYVEAHRGIHGNEMADQLAKAGAAMYNK is encoded by the exons atgttatgGAAGGTAATCACGAATCACTGGTTCTCAAGATCTACGAAAAccgtaattaaaactttaaatttatcaaagatGCCATTTTACGCCGTAGCAAAGGGTCGCACCGCAGGTATTTACATGACTTGGCCTGATTGTGAATCTCAAGTCAAAGGATTTCCCGGTGCAAGATATAAAAAGTTTGATAACATCGTCGCCGCTCAGGATTTCGTAACAACTGAAGGAGGGAACAAATCATCTCAAAAGGCAAAGCCTTTGGCCAACCGCTCAAGTTTTGGAAGTTCAAAATCTAACCTCAAGAGAAATTTTTCAACATCAGCGAATGATAAAAATGACAACAGCCACATTCCCAAGAAAAAATCGAAATCGAAGCGCAAAACATCCGAAAGTAATGAAAGTGAAGACACAGATGATTCTGATGACTTgaatactatattaataaaacagatgGATGACATTGAAAAAAGATTAAAAGGTTTTGAAAAAGGTGTTGATAAGATCATGAAGAAAAGTAGCAAAACTGACCGGAAGAGTATATTAATAGAGCCTCAAACAGTGGGATCGAGTAATTTGaatgaagataattttaaaactgatGAAGATGATTATGTCCAAGTTTATACTGATGGAGCTTGCTCATCTAATGGACGTAGTGGCGCTAAAGCCGGCTTAGGCGTGTATTGGGGTGAAGGACACCCATTGAACATCAGTGAGCCTGTCTCTGGTCGTGCTACAAACAATTGTGGAGAGATTCAAGCTGCCACTCGGGCTATCACAATGGCAATAAACCATGGAGTTAAGAAGCTGGCTATCAATACTGATTCAAAGTTTTTGATAAATTCTGTGACAAAATGGATGCCAg GTTGGAAACGAAAAGGTTGGAAACTTCAATCAGGTGAGCCAGTGAAAaatgaaatagattttaaagaGCTAGATAgtctacaaaacaaaattaaaataaagtggaATTATGTGGAGGCTCACCGTGGTATACATGGGAACGAAATGGCTGACCAGCTGGCAAAAGCGGGAGCCGCCATGTATAATAAGTAG